In Eremothecium gossypii ATCC 10895 chromosome II, complete sequence, the genomic window CAACACATAGACAACCTGTCGCGCATTGGGGAGGAGCTGCGCGAAGGAGCTCACGAGAGCGCTAGTATCCGTGACATTCTAGAGGTGGAGCGCGGGGGTGCGGAGGGCGAGGTCACGTGATGTGATAATTGCTGTGACTACAGGGTATCAGTCACACCACAGTTGTGGAGGCAGACAAACAAGTATATAAACTGGAAAAGAGGAGGAGCGGCAGAGACCGATGAGAGGCCAGTATGCTAGCTCTCAAAGAAAACCTTCTTTCTGTGGGCTCTGCTCCGGATAACTGGGGAGACTGGACGCTGGCCGCGGCGCTcgtgcgcggcgcagccgACGGGACGGTGTTCTACACAGCGCGCGCGAAAGCCAGTCGCCCTCTGGTTGCTGTCGCTGCGGAGCAGCAGGGCGTGCACGCTATACGGCTGTTGGCTGCGAATGACCCTTTTTGTGCGGTGACAGCTGAGGCCGGTGACTCGGTGCCGGCGACGGTTTTCACGGATTTGGCAACAGTGATCACGGGCGCGCCTCATCTTGCGACTGTGAAAACACCGATCGTCGTGCACATCGAGACATTGGCGGAAGAGTACGCGGCCATCCCTGGGTTCAAAGATCTGGGATCTGTGATTCTGGTGTCCAGCAGCCCGTCGCAGCTCCTGCGGGCCGCGTCTACTGCCACCAAGCTTGCGCAGGCATCACAGCGCCCAGTGCTTCACTTTTACACCTCAGATCTCAATGGCTTCGGAGAGGTGGATGTGGGTACTGCGGATGGGACGTTCGATTCCACCATTGAGGATGCGCCGGAGCGGATCTTGGATTCGTTGCAATCGCGGCTAGTTTCGCGCGGTACTCCTTCAACGTTGATATTGAACCTCTCTGCTTATGGCGAGCAGTTCGCTCAATACCTTCCAGATGATGTTGCTCTGTATGATATTACTGTCTACAAACCGTTTGAATTTTCTCAGGTATTGAGGGAGTTGCCAGTCAGCGTTAAGAACATTGCTGTTGTGCAGGGAAGCACGGGTGGCTCTAAAAGCAACGGATTTGAGCCTATACTGTTGGATGTGTTTTCTGACTTCAACCTCCTTGTTGATAGAGGAATAAAGAATATTGTCGTGAGTGGCATCGGCCGGCTGCAATATTTCGCGCATACGCTTGAGAAAATTGTGTCCAACTCACGATCACTCTCCCCTAGCACTGACCTATATATCTCTGATGTTAAACATGCGGTGCACAGTGGCATAGCCGAAGAGTTTATAAAAAAGGCCATCTCGCTAGAAAATGCCTATCTTTCTGTTTTGCAACAAGTATTCGAGCCTAACCTTCAGCTTCTCAACCAATTCAATGATTCGGCGATCAATAGCTTGAGACCAGAATATGGGTTTGGTAAGTTCCTCCAACAGAATCGGGCCCGTCGGCAGTTGATGAAAATGGTTGAACGTTCTCTGGATTGTTCATTGTATGAGTATGAAGGGCCATCTGTTGTTGAGGGTCTCGCAGCGTGGATCTCGTACAACAAAAGGGCACTGGATAGCAGTCTTTTGAAGGAAGCAAATATTTTGGCCAGGGACGTCCATGAGCTTCTACAAAAAAATTCCAACTCTGAGGTTGCAAAATCTATACTTGCTTCGGCACCCACCTTGGATTCCTTTTCGTTCAGTTCTTCTTGGCTGATAGGCTCGGACGCCTGGTCCTATGATTTGGGGAACTCTGGCGTTCATCATGCAATTACCTCGAGAGAGAATATTAATATCCTTCTGATTGACTCCGAGCCATATGGTAGCTTAAGCAAAAATTCAGCGCGCAAAAAGGATGTCGGGCTTTATGCTATGAATTTTGGTACTGCATATGTTGCCTCTGTCGCTGTTTATTCCTCTTATACACAGTTATTGACCGCGGTTGTTGAAGCATCTAGGTTCCCTGGACCGTCCATTGTCCTTGCCTACTTGCCGTATAACTCGGAACAGGACTCGCCGCTCACTATCTTGAAAGAGACAAAGCGTGCTGTGGAATCGGGTTATTGGCCGCTCTATCGGTATAATCCAACTGCTTCCAATGAGGAGGATACTTTTAAATTGGATTCATCAGTCCTGAGACGACAGTTGCAAGAATTCCTTGACCGTGAAAATAAACTGACATTGCTTGCCAAGAGGTACCCAGACCTATCCAGTAACATTGTCCAATCACAGAGTGATATTATTACTGCAAAACAGCAAAGGAAATCCAAAGAAGCCTATGATCAACTCTTGCAAGGTTTATCAGGACCTCCTTTGAGTGTGTATTATGCATCTGATGGTGGGAATGCGGCTTCTTTGGCAAAGATCCTGGCCAAAaaagcgacgaccagaggTTTAAAGTCTTTTGCCCTTTCAATGGACGATATTGTTTTAGAAGATCTCCCTCGTGAACAAAATGTTGTATTTATTACATCAACAGGGGGGCAGGGTGAATTCCCTCAGGATGGCAAAGCATTTTGGGAAGAATTAAAAAGTGCTACCGATTTGGACCTTGCCTCTGTGAAATTTTCGGTGTTTGGGCTGGGTGATTCACAATACTGGCCACGCAAAGAAGATGAAAGGTACTATAATAAACCAGGGAAAGACCTCTATAATAAGCTTCTGTTATTTTCCGGACAAACACTGATTCCGTTAGGTTTGGGTGATGACCAAGATCCAGATGGCTACAGAACGGGGTATGAAAAATGGGAATCTGAACTGTGGGCAGCTCTTGGTGTTTCCGACATTATCACCGGAGAAGAGCCTAAACTAATTACGAACGAGGATATCAAACTTGCTTCGAATTTTCTCCGGGGCACCATTGCCGAAGCTTTAGTGGATGACTCGACGGGTAGTATTCCTTCTACTGACCAGCAATTGACCAAGTTCCATGGAATTTATATGCAAGATGACCGTGATATCAGGGATGTCAGGAAAGCGCAAGGCTTGGAACCGTACTACATATTTATGATTAGAGCGCGGCTCCCTGGTGGAATTGCAAGACCAGAACAGTATCTAGCACTTGACAAAATTGCTGCTAGTTTTGGTAATAACACTATTAAGTTGACCACAAGGGCCACTTTCCAACTGCATGGTGTCGTAAAACGCAATTTAAAGTCTAGCATTAGAGCTATGAATTCCACTTTGTTAGATACGCTTGCTGCATGTGGTGACGTGAACAGGAATGTCATGGTCAGTGCATTGCCTGCAAATGCGCGGGTACATGAACAGGTCGCCAACGTAGCTGCTGAAATCTCGGAGGAACTGTTACCCAATACCACTGCCTATCATGAGATCTGGTTGGAAGGTCCAGATCGCAACGATGCAAGTCCTGAATGGCAAGCAATATGGGAAGGAATGAAATCAGGTCCGAAGAAGAAGGTGTTGGTAGGTGGAAACGCGCTCCAGGATATTGAACCCATTTATGGTCCAACGTACCTTCCACGGAAATTTAAGGTGAATATTGCAGTGCCACCTTATAATGATGTGGATGTATGGGCCTGTGATGTGGGCCTAATCGCCATTATAGATGAAACCACCAGTAATTTGGTAGGCTTCAACGTCTATGTTGGCGGTGGTATGGGCACAACTCATAATAACAAAAAGACTTATCCTAGGTTAGGGTCATCCTTCGGTTTTGCTCCGAAGGAGGATATCACTAGCGTTGTGGAGAAAATCCTCCTGGTTCAGAGAGATCATGGTGATCGGACGAATCGTAAGCATGCTAGACTCAAATACACGATAGATGACATGGGTATTGACATTTATCGCCAAAAAGTAGAAGAGCTCTGGGGGGACAAGTTTGCCCCGGAGAGGAGTTACAAAATAGAATCCAATATCGACTACTTTGGCTGGGTTAAGGACGAGACAGGGATGAACCACTTTACAGCCTTCATTGAAAACGGTAGAATTGAGGACTCTTCTAAGCTCTCCCACAAAACTGGACTCAGGAAGGTTGCGGAGTATATGAAACAGAGCGGAAGTGGCCATTTCAGACTAACCGGTAACCAGCACATTGTTATTTCGGCTATACCAGACCAGCACCTGGACGCAATCAAGGGCATTCTAAAGGCATATAAGCTCGATAACTACAGTTTCAGTGGGCTCCGTTTGGCATCATCTGCATGCGTTGCCTTCCCGACATGTGGTTTGGCAATGGCAGAATCTGAACGCTATCTGCCCCAGTTGATCAGTAGACTGGAAGAATCCCTAGAAGAATACGGGTTACGGCACGACTCCGTGGTGATGCGGATGTCAGGTTGCCCGAACGGCTGCTCTAGGCCATGGGTTGCAGAGGTGGCCTGTGTCGGCAAAGCGCCTGGCACTTACAATCTTCTGTTGGGAGGTGGATATTACGGTCAGCGTTTGAACAAATTATACCGCTCATCATTAAAAGAGGCCGAAATATTAAGCATTCTACGCCCACTATTCAAGAGGTGGTCCCTCGAGCGTGAGGAGTCAGAACATTTTGGTGACTTCCTAATCAGGGTCGGCGTGATTAAGCCCACTTTGGAAGGTAGAAAGTTCCACGATGACCTACCCGACGGCGCAATTTGAAACATGATTCGCATGGCAGAAATACTCATTTATGTCATATATACTACTATGTTGACTATTTATTTTTGGATAGGACTCTAGGTGCTGTCCTTCGCCTATCTCAAGTCTCGAGGACCTTGGTTTCATTATGTCCGATAATGAACCTTCCTTTTTTTTTGATTATTTTATAACATTTCGAACTCAAACGTACGTTTTAACAATGCCTAATCAAGTTTATATTGTAACGGGTACGCTCAGATACAATGCTAAACAAACGAATAAGCAACCTAGCTACTATACTTCGCTTCATAGCTCTTCCAAGAGCTAGGAATATCATTGCTCCTCAAGAATATATTGCAAACTCAGTTCCGGTGGCTATTACTCGCAGAGCCGCCAGAAATACGTTTGTATTTTCCGTTGCGCTCACGCCATTCGTTCTTTATTCAGCTTTCCACAACGATTCTGCAGAGTCAGACTTTCCGGAGCTGGTAGAGGTGTATCCGGGCGTGCGCCCGTTCCCAGCGGTATTGGGACCACCGGAATTGCCTCTACAGACAAACTACAAATTGCTAGGCCATGGTGTGCGCGCCGTTACATTCTTATCATTCAAAGTTTATGCATTGGGCATCTATGCTGCTGTGGATGATCTTCCTTTGATCCCCAGGACCTTATCCGCAGAATATTTATCGACTTTGGACACGGAGAAGGTAGATGCTCCCGCCAAGGAACAGCTGTACAAGGCGATGCAGGACCATGAAAAGTCTCGGGCAGTTGTTAATGACCTTTTGGGCAAAGGTCTGAGATTGGTCGCCAAAATTACGCCAATAAGAAATACCGACTTCACGCACTTGAAGGATGGTTTAGTCAAGTCCATACTGAACCACCCTGCAGCAAGACACGAGGGCGAGACGCTAGCTAATGGCCTTGAAGAGCTTAGAGCTGCTTTTACGAGAAGAGGCTCTGTTCCAAAGGACGATGACTTGGTGCTTGAGCTGCAGGCTACAGGTGCGCTTCAGTTGTACCACCGTGATGCCAAAACAGGTCAGACCACTACGTTGGGGAAGGTTACGGAGCCACTAATTGGCCGTTATTTATTTAGCCAGTACCTAAGTGGGAAGGCGCCTTTGAGCAAGGATACCAAGGATTCTGTTACGAGAAAGATCATCAGTATGGTATGAGTAATCTGGGGGAAAACTAGCAGTTTATAGACACCCAAAACTTCCTGTAATTATAGGTATATATGTAAGCTTCTCTTTCAGACAAATGTAAACTTTTCAAGTGCTGTGAACTCTATATTTTTAAATGTGGATTTTTGAGCATCGGCTGTCAGCATGATTTTGATACTTTGGAACTGGCGATGATCCGACATCATTTCAAGCCATAGCTAGCTGCCCCACCAATGCCAGACAACACAAGCTCTCTGCTGCACTTCACAACTGCTGTCGAGCAATCTCCTGATTATACACCTACGGATGATGAATTGTTACAAGTCTGTCATGTATTTGCAGCGGGAACACCTATTTCTAAAGAGGAGCTACATAAGGCAGCACAATACCTGGCCTACTACTCTATGAGCGAGCGGGTGAAACAATCTACAATCGACCAGTGCATACAGATATTCAAGGAGATTATGACAGATGAACTGCTGGACCACCTTATACAACAGCTCCAGCCTATGCTCCTGCGAACTAATAACAGCAGGACAACCGCCGCAGGAAGATTTAAGAAGGAGACCGCAACGAAGTTGAAGCCGCAGCTTGGTTTTGGGATAGAGAATGAGAACGCAGTTAGTGCTTGGAAGAGAAGTGGCGGTCTTCGCAGCATACCCCTCTTCTACGTAGTCCTCAGTGTCCTGAAGCATGAAAGCATTTCTTCGAACCTTTGGTGGATCAGCCCCGGCATTTTGAACTTGCTGGACGAGAGCGACGATATTGAAAAGGTAAAGCTTCCTGCAGTTAAGCTTTTGCGCCGATTCCTTGAATGCACAATTGATGTTTCGGACGCTGTGCACTTCTCCTTCGCAGCGACTGGGCTGTTTGCCGTTTACCAGCCCATCCTTGTGGGGCTCTGTCACCAAATCCCACCGATTATTGAGGCTCGACAGTCCCAAATCATCTGGAACACAGCATACCCGACAATTTTGGCTCTCTATCGCGTACAATATGCCAATGAGGGACCAGAATATAAGGCGGAATTGGGCCAAATCTTCTCTGAACTTGTACTACAGCTTGCGCTGCCTAAGGTCTCCATGGATCATCTGGAGTTGACAAACACGTTGCTAGACTATACAATACAGACATTAGAGCTATTGGGAGCATTTTCGGTGCGTTACTTACAACGTAGCATCTATGTTTTGGGCGAATATATTGTAAGAAATCCGTTCTTGACTCTCTTCCCGCCCCTGGTTGAGAAGACTCTTGATACACTAGCGAAGCTGGCTGAGGTCTGCCCCCCAGAGCGCGTGTGCGCTCACCGTTATGACTTCCTCGCGTGTCTCTTAATTACTTATGAGAAGTGTAGTACAGAGGATGTGCTCCCTGACAGCACGTTGGATCGCATACATCGTTTGGCGCAATTATTGCGTGCTGCCGGGTGTGACTTTGCGCGAGATAGGGTTACGCTCTTGGAACGCAACCCCGACTTCGAACGTGTGCTGGATCGTATTGAGCAGAGATATAAATAGTAGGTATCCGGTACAGAATAATCCAGTGTTCATTGAATGCTCTGAAGGCCCTTGACAATCCGAATGTTTGTGTCGAGGAAACGGTTGACACAGTCCTTCAGGCATTGATTCTCCTGCGCACTTAGATCAGCGCTCTGCACAGAATGGATGCAGTTCTTAAAGCAAAGGTTGGTAAATTGGTGGATGGACATTTGCACTTTCTGCTTAGAGTTTTCTGTCTCTAGAAAGCCCATGATCTCCTTCTTCGAGGGTTCATCCAGGTTTTGTAACTCAGTTGGTGAAATACCGGACATTTTGGAGGCTATGAATTGCTATGCCAGCTATTGTAACAGAAGATTCGAGCCTGTAAATGCAAAGGATTGATGATGGCCCAGGCGCAATGATCATGAAAAATTTCAGTGCTCGAACTTCAGGTTAGTTAAACGTTCGAGAACATTGAGTTTGACTGGTGGTAAATAAAGAAAAAGACCAACCACTGCCATACCACGGCAATCAAGGTTCCAGTTACTCGGGCACGCATATAAGTCTCTTTTAGGAGGGAATACCTGTGTTGATGGACAAGGACGTATCACGTGGCCAGGAGGATATTACAAATGGGCCATTAGACCAGGACCAAACAGGAGTGGCAGACCCACTAGAGCAGCAATTACGGCAGGAGCTTGAGAACAAACGGTTTTTTCTGGAACAGGCGGAGAGAGCCCTGCAGAACCTAGACATAGAAGCACTCGAAGCTGAGGGAAACGTCAATGCGGAGGCATGGAATAAGCTACTGGAGACGCAGTTATTTATTCCCGAACGCTCCGACCCCCTAGGCATCGCAGTCGCGATTGATGGCGAAACGAAGGCTGTGAACTctggcgcaggcgccgTTTTGTCCCGTCAGATCGAAGAATTGGAAGAAATGGTGCAGGATCAGCGAAAATTGTGCGATGACATGCAGGCTCTCAATTCTATTCTGAAGAAGCGAGTGAATGCTTCTTTTGTACAGGAAGAGGCTACTGAGACTCCATGTTCTTCCGAAGAGGTGGAACAGATCAAGGACTCATTTCTGTCCGAGTTTCTGGTGCCCGATCTCTGTCGCGATGCCAGCGACTGGCCAGCGACTAATACAGCTATGGAAGACGTGCTACGACGGCTAGTAAAATTGGACCCCCAACTGCGCCTAACCGATTTTGCACCGCATTGCATGGGTCTGTACCGCATGCTATCAAAGGCCAACGTGATACAGGAAATTTTTACGGATGGGCATGATAACCCTTATATAAGACTATACAACTTGCTTGAGTAAATTACTTACTCTTCATCTGCATCGCTGAGTTCAATCTCAGGAATCTCGAAGTCGCTACCATCATCGGATTCTGGCTCTCCGTTATCCACTGGCACTGCTGCGGGTACTGGTGTTTGAGCGGCCACAGCTCTCGTCCGCTTCGACGGTGGGTCTTGTTCATCGCTAGAAGAGCGTTTCTTAAAGATCCTAGCGTCTTCCCTACCCTCTGAAGCCTCATCTGGAACTAAATTGGAAGTCCGCGCTTGTTCAGGATGCTGGGTTTCAAGAGCCGAATCTTGTTCAGAACGTAGAGTCTCTGAAGAGACAAGGTTATTCAGGCCCATGACGGCATTTGTGGCAACACCGTCATCCACCGTAGTGTGTTCATCATCAGATAGATGTTCATCATCTTGGTCAGCTGGTGCGGCATATTCTTCCGCTTCTGATGTTGCGGTATCATCCTCAGAAGATGTAGGTTGCCTCCGTATCTGTATCATCTCAAGTGGTAGTTTCGGATTGCATAACACGTCGAACACCGGATCGCCCGTCTCCTTCAGCAAATGTACAGCAATTGGCAAAATGGAGAAGCGATCCTTACCTGGAAATAGCACAATTGTATTGAGTAGTTCAATAAAGGTCTGGGGGATATACCCTAGTTTTTCCTTAAACGAGAGAGAGTAGTAAATGCAGTATTTTGTTATCTTTGCTTGTTGCGTAGACGGCAATTTCCAGTGTGTCAGTGCCATGTTGTAGTAAGTATTGACGACCGTGTAATTCTCAAGAGGGACTGGGTGCAAGAATTTATGTGGATGAGAGAATAAGTCCGACATGGAGCCTGTTTTAGCTTTGTAttccttcttcttcgccCCACCAGCGGCTTTCGCTGTCCCAGATGTGCTGCTAAATGCA contains:
- the MET5 gene encoding sulfite reductase (NADPH) subunit beta (Syntenic homolog of Saccharomyces cerevisiae YJR137C (MET5)); the encoded protein is MLALKENLLSVGSAPDNWGDWTLAAALVRGAADGTVFYTARAKASRPLVAVAAEQQGVHAIRLLAANDPFCAVTAEAGDSVPATVFTDLATVITGAPHLATVKTPIVVHIETLAEEYAAIPGFKDLGSVILVSSSPSQLLRAASTATKLAQASQRPVLHFYTSDLNGFGEVDVGTADGTFDSTIEDAPERILDSLQSRLVSRGTPSTLILNLSAYGEQFAQYLPDDVALYDITVYKPFEFSQVLRELPVSVKNIAVVQGSTGGSKSNGFEPILLDVFSDFNLLVDRGIKNIVVSGIGRLQYFAHTLEKIVSNSRSLSPSTDLYISDVKHAVHSGIAEEFIKKAISLENAYLSVLQQVFEPNLQLLNQFNDSAINSLRPEYGFGKFLQQNRARRQLMKMVERSLDCSLYEYEGPSVVEGLAAWISYNKRALDSSLLKEANILARDVHELLQKNSNSEVAKSILASAPTLDSFSFSSSWLIGSDAWSYDLGNSGVHHAITSRENINILLIDSEPYGSLSKNSARKKDVGLYAMNFGTAYVASVAVYSSYTQLLTAVVEASRFPGPSIVLAYLPYNSEQDSPLTILKETKRAVESGYWPLYRYNPTASNEEDTFKLDSSVLRRQLQEFLDRENKLTLLAKRYPDLSSNIVQSQSDIITAKQQRKSKEAYDQLLQGLSGPPLSVYYASDGGNAASLAKILAKKATTRGLKSFALSMDDIVLEDLPREQNVVFITSTGGQGEFPQDGKAFWEELKSATDLDLASVKFSVFGLGDSQYWPRKEDERYYNKPGKDLYNKLLLFSGQTLIPLGLGDDQDPDGYRTGYEKWESELWAALGVSDIITGEEPKLITNEDIKLASNFLRGTIAEALVDDSTGSIPSTDQQLTKFHGIYMQDDRDIRDVRKAQGLEPYYIFMIRARLPGGIARPEQYLALDKIAASFGNNTIKLTTRATFQLHGVVKRNLKSSIRAMNSTLLDTLAACGDVNRNVMVSALPANARVHEQVANVAAEISEELLPNTTAYHEIWLEGPDRNDASPEWQAIWEGMKSGPKKKVLVGGNALQDIEPIYGPTYLPRKFKVNIAVPPYNDVDVWACDVGLIAIIDETTSNLVGFNVYVGGGMGTTHNNKKTYPRLGSSFGFAPKEDITSVVEKILLVQRDHGDRTNRKHARLKYTIDDMGIDIYRQKVEELWGDKFAPERSYKIESNIDYFGWVKDETGMNHFTAFIENGRIEDSSKLSHKTGLRKVAEYMKQSGSGHFRLTGNQHIVISAIPDQHLDAIKGILKAYKLDNYSFSGLRLASSACVAFPTCGLAMAESERYLPQLISRLEESLEEYGLRHDSVVMRMSGCPNGCSRPWVAEVACVGKAPGTYNLLLGGGYYGQRLNKLYRSSLKEAEILSILRPLFKRWSLEREESEHFGDFLIRVGVIKPTLEGRKFHDDLPDGAI
- a CDS encoding chalcone isomerase domain-containing protein (Syntenic homolog of Saccharomyces cerevisiae YHR198C (AIM18) and YHR199C (AIM46); Tandem gene duplication in Saccharomyces cerevisiae); protein product: MLNKRISNLATILRFIALPRARNIIAPQEYIANSVPVAITRRAARNTFVFSVALTPFVLYSAFHNDSAESDFPELVEVYPGVRPFPAVLGPPELPLQTNYKLLGHGVRAVTFLSFKVYALGIYAAVDDLPLIPRTLSAEYLSTLDTEKVDAPAKEQLYKAMQDHEKSRAVVNDLLGKGLRLVAKITPIRNTDFTHLKDGLVKSILNHPAARHEGETLANGLEELRAAFTRRGSVPKDDDLVLELQATGALQLYHRDAKTGQTTTLGKVTEPLIGRYLFSQYLSGKAPLSKDTKDSVTRKIISMV
- the TTI2 gene encoding Tti2p (Syntenic homolog of Saccharomyces cerevisiae YJR136C (TTI2)), which gives rise to MPDNTSSLLHFTTAVEQSPDYTPTDDELLQVCHVFAAGTPISKEELHKAAQYLAYYSMSERVKQSTIDQCIQIFKEIMTDELLDHLIQQLQPMLLRTNNSRTTAAGRFKKETATKLKPQLGFGIENENAVSAWKRSGGLRSIPLFYVVLSVLKHESISSNLWWISPGILNLLDESDDIEKVKLPAVKLLRRFLECTIDVSDAVHFSFAATGLFAVYQPILVGLCHQIPPIIEARQSQIIWNTAYPTILALYRVQYANEGPEYKAELGQIFSELVLQLALPKVSMDHLELTNTLLDYTIQTLELLGAFSVRYLQRSIYVLGEYIVRNPFLTLFPPLVEKTLDTLAKLAEVCPPERVCAHRYDFLACLLITYEKCSTEDVLPDSTLDRIHRLAQLLRAAGCDFARDRVTLLERNPDFERVLDRIEQRYK
- the TIM8 gene encoding protein transporter TIM8 (Syntenic homolog of Saccharomyces cerevisiae YJR135W-A (TIM8)), whose translation is MSGISPTELQNLDEPSKKEIMGFLETENSKQKVQMSIHQFTNLCFKNCIHSVQSADLSAQENQCLKDCVNRFLDTNIRIVKGLQSIQ
- the MCM22 gene encoding Mcm22p (Syntenic homolog of Saccharomyces cerevisiae YJR135C (MCM22)), producing the protein MDKDVSRGQEDITNGPLDQDQTGVADPLEQQLRQELENKRFFLEQAERALQNLDIEALEAEGNVNAEAWNKLLETQLFIPERSDPLGIAVAIDGETKAVNSGAGAVLSRQIEELEEMVQDQRKLCDDMQALNSILKKRVNASFVQEEATETPCSSEEVEQIKDSFLSEFLVPDLCRDASDWPATNTAMEDVLRRLVKLDPQLRLTDFAPHCMGLYRMLSKANVIQEIFTDGHDNPYIRLYNLLE